One window from the genome of Epinephelus moara isolate mb chromosome 5, YSFRI_EMoa_1.0, whole genome shotgun sequence encodes:
- the LOC126390779 gene encoding P2Y purinoceptor 14-like — translation MSDRAGEEMTSSFNQSSVTNQTEVNGLTNCEWNETPALPFLITAYSLVFLVGFSLNGFVIKFYFCRAQQKASSSMMVYLKNLAAADFLLCLCLPIRIIHYASSSFTIRVINCNFGASVLFLNMYASIMFMGYISANRYLKVVQPLGTHIMQTVRAAHIISTVTWVVLLAVTSAFVILSFNTQELLTSAPVRCETLHSEQLTVLFKTVHTCSTTLFLFVLVSMVFFYYSTSRRVSLAQQRQPESSSSTKLVKSRRNILVLVCVFCFCFVPYHLVRLPQVFLGGHCLSSKVLYYLIELTIIMSVLNVCLDPIIYFILCKGFRTQLRLGLVCGTS, via the exons ATGAGCGATCGAGCAGGAGAAGAAATGACCTCATCCTTTAACCAGTCATCAGTTACAAACCAGACAGAGGTCAACGGTTTGACTAACTGTGAATGGAACGAAACTCCGGCCCTGCCCTTCCTTATAACGGCCTACAGTCTTGTGTTTCTG gTGGGTTTCTCCCTCAACGGCTTCGTCATAAAGTTTTACTTCTGCCGAGCTCAGCAGAAGGCGTCCAGCAGCATGATGGTCTACCTGAAAAACTTGGCAGCCGCTGActtcctgctctgcctctgccttCCCATCCGCATCATCCACTACGCCAGCAGCTCTTTCACCATTCGCGTGATTAACTGCAACTTTGGCGCCTCCGTCCTCTTCCTCAATATGTATGCCAGCATCATGTTCATGGGCTACATTTCCGCTAACAG GTATCTGAAGGTCGTCCAACCTTTGGGAACTCACATCATGCAGACGGTACGGGCCGCTCACATCATTTCCACGGTAACCTGGGTTGTCCTCCTGGCTGTGACGAGCGCCTTCGTTATCCTGTCGTTTAACACCCAGGAACTTTTGACCTCCGCCCCAGTGCGCTGTGAAACCTTACACAGTGAACAGCTCACCGTGCTCTTCAAGACTGTCCACACCTGCTCCACCACCTTGTTCCTGTTTGTCCTAGTCTCCATGGTCTTCTTCTACTACAGCACCTCGCGCAGGGTGTCGCTGGCCCAGCAGAGGCAGCCGGAGTCCTCCAGCTCCACAAAACTTGTAAAGTCACGCAGAAACATATTAGTGCTAGTCTGTGTCTTCTGCTTTTGCTTCGTCCCCTACCACCTGGTTCGTCTTCCACAGGTTTTCCTGGGGGGGCACTGTTTGTCAAGCAAAGTGCTCTACTACTTGATAGAGCTGACCATCATCATGTCAGTTCTTAACGTCTGCCTGGACCCAATCATCTACTTCATCCTCTGCAAGGGGTTCAGGACCCAGCTAAGGCTGGGATTGGTGTGTGGAACCTCATAA
- the LOC126390435 gene encoding microfibril-associated glycoprotein 4-like: MMMMMMQVTLSIALLVLAGSVHSDSPFYLPIDCGDIHRRDNTSSSGVYIIYPGGPTTPLHAYCDMDTDGGGWTVFQRRIDGTENFFRPWRHYKAGFGNVAGEYWLGLENLFLLTMRKKNELRVDMEDFEGGKASAQYSSFSIGPENSGYQLYLGSFSAGAAGDSLAHHNDMKFTTFDKDQDQWDKNCAQHYLGGFWYNNCHNANPTGMYVPHDVIAYSSVQVIWNTWKGASSLKTIAMKIRSLSSCGCA, encoded by the exons atgatgatgatgatgatgcag GTGACATTGTCCATAGCCCTGCTGGTTCTTGCGGGCTCAGTCCACTCTGACTCCCCGTTTTACCTGCCCATCGACTGTGGTGACATCCATCGCCGTGACAACACCAGCTCCAGCGGGGTGTACATCATCTACCCAGGAGGTCCCACCACGCCCCTGCATGCCTACTGTGATATGGACACTGACGGAGGCGGATGGACT GTATTTCAGAGAAGGATCGATGGGACTGAAAACTTCTTCAGGCCCTGGAGGCACTATAAGGCTGGATTTGGGAACGTGGCTGGAGAGTATTGGCTTG GCCTGGAAAACCTCTTCCTGCTGACTATGAGGAAGAAGAATGAGCTACGGGTTGACATGGAGGACTTCGAGGGAGGGAAGGCGTCTGCCCAATACTCCTCCTTCTCAATTGGTCCTGAGAACAGTGGTTATCAGCTTTACCTGGGCAGCTTCTCTGCCGGAGCAGCAG GGGACAGTTTGGCACATCACAACGACATGAAGTTCACCACATTTGACAAAGACCAGGACCAGTGGGATAAAAACTGCGCTCAGCATTATCTCGGTGGATTCTGGTACAACAACTGCCACAATGCTAACCCCACCGGCATGTATGTGCCTCACGATGTCATCGCATACTCCAGTGTCCAGGTCATCTGGAACACATGGAAGGGCGCAAGCTCCCTCAAGACTATTGCGATGAAGATCAGATCATTATCTTCATGTGGATGTGCTTGA